In Nonomuraea sp. NBC_00507, the following are encoded in one genomic region:
- a CDS encoding response regulator transcription factor: MYRQGVAAVLSTAGHVVESPADVLAWVRQEQRGVVLLTLVREQDWELLGRLHDAGGGHGVIALIAEESIVLGTRAVRAGARSVLPREVTAAVLRRTVEATFDGQAVLPAGVLTALATGAHRADVGPQTLSPQQLSWLRQLAEGMTVAELADRAGYSERAMFRLLQALYREMGVSTRIQAIVRAQERGWLAAVTDLLEDAEQGLRGTRR; the protein is encoded by the coding sequence ATGTATCGCCAGGGGGTCGCAGCCGTCCTGTCCACGGCGGGCCATGTGGTCGAGTCCCCGGCCGACGTGCTGGCGTGGGTGCGCCAGGAGCAGCGTGGCGTGGTGTTGCTGACCCTCGTACGCGAGCAGGACTGGGAACTGCTCGGGCGGCTACACGACGCGGGCGGCGGGCACGGCGTGATCGCGCTGATCGCGGAGGAGTCCATCGTGCTCGGGACGCGGGCGGTGAGGGCCGGCGCCCGCTCCGTACTGCCGCGCGAGGTGACGGCGGCCGTGCTGCGGCGCACGGTGGAGGCTACGTTCGATGGGCAGGCGGTCCTGCCGGCGGGTGTGCTCACCGCGCTCGCCACCGGGGCGCACCGAGCCGATGTCGGCCCGCAGACGCTCAGCCCGCAACAGCTCTCGTGGCTGAGACAACTCGCCGAAGGCATGACGGTGGCCGAACTGGCTGACCGGGCCGGCTACTCCGAGCGCGCGATGTTCCGGCTGCTCCAGGCGCTCTACCGGGAGATGGGCGTCTCCACGCGCATCCAGGCGATCGTGCGCGCGCAGGAACGGGGCTGGCTCGCAGCCGTGACTGACCTGCTCGAGGACGCGGAGCAGGGGCTCAGGGGCACCCGCCGCTGA